In Spirochaetaceae bacterium, the genomic stretch GCGACGCGTCGCACGAGAACTATCACGCCGCGCTGGAGGCGGGCATCCACGTGCTGTCGGGCGGCCACTACCTGTCGGAGGTGTTCGGCGTGCGCTCGGTAGCCAGGCGGCTGGCCGGCGACCTGGGTCTGGAAACCACCCTGATCGACGTGGCGACCGGGTTGTGAACTACTATCGCTCCGCGCGCGGGGGCCGCCTGCTGCCGCTGATCCTGACGCCGGTCATCCTCGCCGCCGACCAGGCGACCAAGGCGCTGGCCGTCGCCAGCCTGCCGCCGGGGCGGCCGCAGGAGGTGATCGGCGACCTGCTGCGCCTCACGCTTGTGCACAACCCGGCCATCGCCTTCTCCATCGGCCACTCCCTGCCCGAGCAGGTGCGCCGGCCCCTGTTCCTGGTCCTGCCGCTGGTGGTGCTGGCGTGTGTTCTGGTCTACTATCTGCGCACCGACGATCTCTCGCGGTTCCAGCGCTGGCTGGTGGCGGCGGTGCTCGGCGGCGGTCTGGCCAACATGGTGGACCGGGTGTTCCGCCCCCAGGGGGTGGTGGACTTCGTCGACGTGAAGTTCTACGGCCTGTTCGGGATGGAGCGCTACCCCACCTTCAACGTCGCCGACTCGTCGGTAGTGGTGGGCGGCATCCTGCTGCTCGTTACCTTTCTCGGCGCGGAACTGCGCGCCCATCGGAGGGATACGCCGTGAACAAGAAAGCCAACACCGCCGTCTTCATCCTGGTCGCCACGGTATTCAACCTGCTGCTGATGGGAGTCCTGCTGATCGCCTCGTTCGTGATCGCCTCGTCCCTGTTCCGCGACTCGTCCAGCCCCCTGGCCGGGCTGATCGGCTTCCTGATCATCGGCGTACCGATCGTGATCACCTTCTTCGCCTACGGAGCTGTCATGCGCTGGGTCCAGAAACGCTGGAACCTCGACCAGTACCTGCACCCCATCTTCCGCCGCCGCCGGCGTTGAGCGGTAGGACGGATGCTGGTAAAGACCCGCGCGGCAGGAGACGAATCGAATCGCCGCCGCCGATCGTGGCGATGATGGCGTCGACGTTTGGGTCCGCGAGTGCCGCCATCAGGTCGTCCGCACGCGCCCGCGGGTTGCGCGCCAACCAGTCGGGCTCGCGCCGGGCGTGCGCGGTCTCGGTCACGGCGACTCCGAACTCCTGCTCGAACTGCCGCTTACCGGCGGCGTAGCGATGCGGAAACGCTCCCGGTCCGCCCCAGGACAGAGAAACGGCTGCTACACGGCCACCCCTCTTCAACCTCTTCGGTTTGACGATCCGC encodes the following:
- the lspA gene encoding signal peptidase II; this encodes MNYYRSARGGRLLPLILTPVILAADQATKALAVASLPPGRPQEVIGDLLRLTLVHNPAIAFSIGHSLPEQVRRPLFLVLPLVVLACVLVYYLRTDDLSRFQRWLVAAVLGGGLANMVDRVFRPQGVVDFVDVKFYGLFGMERYPTFNVADSSVVVGGILLLVTFLGAELRAHRRDTP